The Macaca thibetana thibetana isolate TM-01 chromosome 19, ASM2454274v1, whole genome shotgun sequence genome has a segment encoding these proteins:
- the LOC126941721 gene encoding pregnancy-specific beta-1-glycoprotein 2-like: MGPLSAPRCTLHITWKELLLTASLLIFWNTPTTAQVTIEAQPTKVSEGKDVLLLVQNLPQNLIAYIWYKGQKTDFRHYITSYVIDAETIIVGPAYSGRETVYSNASLLIQNVTQKDTGSYTIQMIKQGDKTKGVIGHFTLYLETPKPYISSSNLNPREAVETVILSCDPDTQDVSYLWWINGQSLPISRKWQLSGNNRTLVLFGVTKDTAGPYECEMKNPVSSSRSDPVTLNLLYGPDFPRIFPSFTDYRSGDNLYLSCLANSNPPAEYSWTINGKFVQSGQELFIPQISTKHNGIYGCSARNSATGRECSTFKMVIVSGFMQSMKQDATHRRTNVSCYITTIIISLEVK, from the exons ATGGGGCCCCTCTCAGCCCCTCGCTGCACACTGCATATCACCTGGAAGGAGCTCCTGCTCACAG CATCACTTTTAATCTTCTGGAACACACCCACCACTGCCCAAGTCACGATTGAAGCACAGCCAACCAAAGTTTCCGAGGGGAAGGATGTTCTTCTACTTGTCCAGAATTTGCCCCAGAATCTTATCGCCTACATCTGGTACAAAGGGCAAAAAACGGACTTCCGCCATTACATTACATCATATGTAATAGATGCTGAAACAATTATAGTTGGGCCTGCATACAGTGGACGAGAAACAGTATATTCCAATGCATCCCTGCTGATCCAGAATGTCACCCAGAAGGACACAGGATCCTACACCATACAAATGATAAAGCAAGGTGATAAGACTAAAGGAGTAATTGGACATTTCACCTTATACC TGGAGACTCCCAAGCCCTACATCTCCAGCAGCAACTTAAACCCCAGAGAGGCCGTGGAGACTGTGATCTTATCCTGTGATCCTGACACTCAGGATGTAAGCTACCTGTGGTGGATAAACGGTCAGAGCCTCCCTATCAGTCGCAAGTGGCAGCTGTCTGGAAACAACAGGACCCTCGTTCTATTTGGTGTCACAAAGGATACTGCAGGACCCTATGAATGTGAAATGAAGAACCCAGTGAGTTCCAGCCGCAGTGACCCAGTCACCCTGAATCTCCTTT ATGGTCCAGACTTCCCCAGGATTTTCCCTTCATTCACGGATTACCGTTCAGGAGATAACCTCTACTTGTCCTGCCTCGCGAACTCTAACCCACCGGCAGAGTATTCTTGGACGATTAATGGGAAGTTTGTGCAATCAGGACAAGAGCTCTTTATCCCCCAAATTAGTACAAAGCATAACGGGATCTATGGTTGCTCTGCTCGTAACTCAGCCACTGGCAGGGAATGTTCCACTTTCAAGATGGTCATAGTCTCTG GTTTCATGCAGTCAATGAAACAAGATGCCACACACAGGCGAACCAATGTCAGCTGCTATATTACTACCATCATCATTAGCCTTGAGGTTAAATAG